The sequence CGGCTGCCGCTCGTCGGCCTCCTCGTCCTGCCCCTGCTGGGCGGGCTCGTCCCGCTCCTCGCCGCCCCCGGCACCGCCCAGGCCGCCTCCGGCTGCTCCGGCCGCCCGGCGAAGACGGTCGCGTTCTCCACGGGAGAACTGCGCGTCTACAAGACCCGCGCCCACGCCTGTGCGGTGACCGTCGCCAAGAAGCCCGGCAAGCGGCGGACGATGAGCGTCACGCTCCAGGCGCGCGGCGGGCGCGCGGTCTCCGACAAGGGCTCGTACACGAGGATGGCGGGCCCGGTCACGGTCAACGCGCTGAACCGCTGCGTCCGGGCCACGGGCGCGATCGGCGGGAAGTCCGTCTCCACCGGATGGATCCTCTGCTGACATCCCGTGCTGACACGCACAACCGGGTCTGGCGTGGCGTGTGTTGCCCCCGATAAGTTCACGGCGACTGTCGTGAATCAAGGGGAGCGTGCATGCGCAAGTCACTCACAGGGGTTCTCTCGCTCGCCGTGCTCATAGGCACGGTCGGAGCCACGGGGGCCTCGGCCGGTGCGGCCACCGCCGCTGAGCCGGCCGCGACGCGGAGCAGCGGAACTGCCGTCGGCGGCGAAGCGAGCACCGAGGACATCAGGAACCGCATCCTGGCGATCCCGGGCATGAGCCTGATCGAGGAGAAGCCGTACGCGGGGTACCGCTACTTCGTCCTCAACTACACCCAGCCGGTCGACCACCGGCGCCCGTCCAAGGGCACGTTCCAGCAGCGCCTGACCCTGCTGCACAAGGACGTGAGCCGCCCGACGGTCTTCTTCACCAGCGGCTACAACGTCTCGACCAACCCCAGCCGCAGCGAGCCGACGCAGATCGTCGACGGCAACCAGGTCTCCCTGGAGTACCGCTTCTTCACCCCGTCCCGCCCCGCCCCGGCCGACTGGTCCAAGCTGGACATCTGGCAGGCCGCCAGCGACCAGCACCGGGTGTTCACCGCGCTGAAGAAGATCTACGACAGGAAGTGGCTGGCCACCGGCGGGTCCAAGGGCGGCATGACCGCCACCTACTTCGAGCGCTTCTACCCGAAGGACATGGACGGCGTCGTCGCCTACGTCGCGCCCAACGACGTCAAGGACAAGGAGGACTCGGCGTACGACCGGTTCTTCCGCACCGTCGGCACCGAGGAGTGCCGCGACAAGCTGGCCGGGGTGCAGCGCGAGGCGCTCATCCGGCGGGCCCCGCTCCAGAAGAAGTACAAGGAGCAGGCCGCCGCCAACGGCTGGACCTTCAACACCGTCGGCTCCCTGGACCGCGCCTACGAGGCCACGGTCATGGACTACGTGTGGGCGTTCTGGCAGTACAGCCTGGTCGCCGACTGCGTGG is a genomic window of Streptomyces sp. YPW6 containing:
- a CDS encoding S28 family serine protease, producing the protein MRKSLTGVLSLAVLIGTVGATGASAGAATAAEPAATRSSGTAVGGEASTEDIRNRILAIPGMSLIEEKPYAGYRYFVLNYTQPVDHRRPSKGTFQQRLTLLHKDVSRPTVFFTSGYNVSTNPSRSEPTQIVDGNQVSLEYRFFTPSRPAPADWSKLDIWQAASDQHRVFTALKKIYDRKWLATGGSKGGMTATYFERFYPKDMDGVVAYVAPNDVKDKEDSAYDRFFRTVGTEECRDKLAGVQREALIRRAPLQKKYKEQAAANGWTFNTVGSLDRAYEATVMDYVWAFWQYSLVADCVDIPADAKKATDDDIWNSVDAISGFSAYVDQGLERYTPYYYQAGTQLGSPDIKQPWLGKLSRYGYQPPRTFVPRSIPMTFDRGAMRDIDRWVKRNARRMMYVNGENDPWSAEPFRLGRGARDSAVYTVPGGNHGAKVSGLPEAQRAKATADILRWAGVAPAAVEDDPAKAKPLAKFDTRLDQRNGEVGRDGATLRP